In the Arachis ipaensis cultivar K30076 chromosome B04, Araip1.1, whole genome shotgun sequence genome, AAAACAAAATACAACATCCAGATTGGCCAACAAGGGAGTATTAGAAATTTGCCAATATAACATACGTGGCAAAATACAACATAATTAGGCAAGCAGTGGGGGTATTAGAAATCCTCGTATGAATTTCAGTAGTTTGAGATATAGTTGGTCATCCATTCCCTTGTCTAGTTAAATGGTGCATTTAGCAACCCTAGTGCCGTCTGCATCCGAACCTTATGCTCGTTCATCTACAAGCAGAATAATATAAGGACAAGCAGAATAAAATAAAGACGAAAATAAAACTTTTAAACATGACATATAGGCGATTAGGATAAACAAATCAAATAGCAATCGTTATATGTTGTCATCATGGGCATCATGTTTCGCTGGAACGCCCCACCCATTGTCATCCAGTTCAATACCCAGATTGTACAAGCCTCCCTACAATGAATTCCAACGACTCAATACCAAGTCAGTAAAGCAGCAGTAGTCATAGGATTACAAGAGTAACGCATAGGTCAATGAGCCTATTTGTCTTACCGAGGGACACTAGCCAGTAGTCTGTCTGCACTCTTGATGCCAAAACACAAGACTCCTCCATACTTCTTGGTGAATTTAATAGGATTCTTCGGAGCAGCAATTATAACAGCCACCGCATTTCCCTTATAAAGAAAATATATATGTTTTAGTACTAGGGTAGCCATGAATTCATTAAAACTAGAGGTTTTTGGATAGAATTGATACCACTAGTCGAATGAAAGATTTTCTCCTCATGTCATCATCGTCGGACATGTTTGCGTCCAGATGGAATATTACACCTTCCTTGAAACCGATGACCATGAGGTACTAGTGACCAGAGATCTCACAAATTGGTATGTATGCCTGTGTATAACCGAGAGAAAAGAAAACTATTGCAGAGTTAGTCGGTATGTATGTGCATGGACATTAATAAATGACTTACAAAGTTCACGGATAGGGAAGGTTTCATCCATTGTTCTCTGTATGTCTGTATCAACTCTACACCAATCCTTATTTCACCGACATCAACCTGAACAATTGTTCAACTACATCAGCCGAATGCGTGTGAGCCATTAAACAATTAAGGAAAACGGAAACATTTGCTGATCTGCTTGTCACACCGCAAAAGCAGGAGGCAGACACCAAACGATTGGCCCCTCATGGGTTTCAATGGTGACGGCAAGTCTTTTCGCTAACATCTCGAAAATTCTCTCATCCAGCATGTGGCCCGAAAGCAGTGTAACAATGTGGTGCCTCTTGAGTGTTAACTCTCCGTATTTGACCAATTCCTCCCTAGAGGACCCATTTAGTACTCTTATAGCAACAAAAAAATAGTGGCACTGGAATATACGTGTTTAAATAGTACATACATAGGATCCCCTTGAGAATTGAGTGCATACTTTACCACTCTTGTTTGTAAATCCGTCATTGTGGCATCCCTTGGATTCGTAGATTGCTGTGTGTTGCCACATTGGAAAGGATTCCGAGAAGTGTTTTGCATAGGCATAGTTTTCATTAAGCTCCCGAACAACTTCACAGTAATACCCATCCTGTCGGACACTGGCAGCTTCGAATTGCTGAATCCCTTTGTAACGATATAGCCATTAGAGTTGACCCATATCTTACCATACAGCAGTGTCGGGCGACCTGTCAGAGGTGGTTGCAATGCCTGAGAAACCCCAATCGCGTCTCCCAGGTTTTCCCTAAAACAAGAAGCTGACAGGGGTTGGGTGTAAGACAAACCACGTTCAGCCGCAAGAATCTTGTCAGTGGCGGCATAGGCTTTATAAGTGGCAATGGTGGTCTCCATTTTCACCTAGGTGAATggaaagaaaatttgaaaatgtgAAGCACATAGAGATGGCCGATTTTCATGAAAAAGTGATGGCGTAGCCTATGTTAGCTAGGGTTCTACATTAACTAAATGACTTTTAGGCCGAAACAACCTTTTTTTTTGGAATACATGCTTTTAAAAGGGTTTACTATATCGAATTAGATGAGACTTATATTAAAAGTATTTATTAGACTTTAAGATCCAATATAAATAAGGGATATGGGCTAAACAATATTGGATAAATCATGCTGGCccgcaacaaaaaaaaatatacatgacTCGTgaccattaaaaaaaataagtaggTAACAAATGAGAAAACTTGGGGATTACCTTCGACGACGACTGCCTCTGGCCAACGACCCGGATGCCCCTTAAGCTATCGGTGGTCAGTGATGGTTGCTTTTTTTGCACAATCGGATCATTATCATCTCGAATGTAGATAGGCTCCCATACATCTGTGTTGAAGTCATCGAGGTCCTTCAAAATCTTTTGTGATCCCCATTTCTTTGGAGCTGTCGTGCTCGACACATTCGTTGTCATGTCTGATGCGACCTTGTTTGATTTTCTCTTTTTCTGGATCTCCCCAAATGGTCCCTCATCATTATCATTGAAAGTTAAAAGCTTGCAGATGTTTTGGTCGACACGAACAAGAGTCGAACACAGAATGTCCAGAGTAAGCTCTGCTTCTTGGTGATGAAGCTCGTGTACCTACATCACCATCAGCAGGGTTAGCCATTTATGCATCTCATTGCTTGAAACATGTGAGGTGGTTATATTAAAAAACGTACATCAATTTTATTAGATAGTGTCTTCACGGCAGGGTGAAACACTTCACGGTGGCCCCAAGCTCTGCATACCATGAAAAATGGTCCTGCATGCGACAAAAGCATCGGGTTATAGCATTCAACTATATCCCCATGTTCACGTTATAACATTAATCTACATGCCAATGTTAACATTAAACTATTTACCAAGGATCCGTTGGTCACGTTCTCAGAAGGTTGAGTCAGGGTTGCTCCTCCGGGAATATCCGTATTCAGTGGGTGCTAGCAGTGGTTTTCCACGGGTGGGAAGTCGTCTATGCCCATATTGTGCTTGCTAGGAGGGGAATGAGGATTTTAGAGCATGGACTTAGATGTAGTAGTGGAATCTACTTCCATCAATCTCATGAAACACTTGAGTGGTGTGGTAAACCTCATGTTAAGATAAGACCAAGACAAATAGCAAAAGTTGAACGTTTTCTGCAATCTCATATGCTCATTAGAAAGCCAACCGGATGTCATTTCCTTTCCGAGGAATGTTCTGGCACAAGGTGGAATTGAGCATAAAGAATGAAAGATTAACATCTCGGTAACTCTGATTGCGATACAAAGTCTCTAATGACATTAAAATTGTCTTACGTACTGCGATGTTGTTGATAGGTTGGACAGCTACTCTGGCAAACGATTTGAATTATTTTAGCATATTTAAGTATATTAGGGATTTTGATAAGCATTTGCATTTGTGTTCTACCGTAGTTACACAATTATGAAAATGTTGAATGACACTACTCTTGTAAAGatgttattaataattaaattagaatcTTGAAAAAAAAAGCTTTAAATTACGTAACATCATTTTATAGGACGTTGAGTTTCTAAAGTTAATATTTCAAATAATAAAACATACCTTTCTCGAAAAAACAtacatttaatataaaataacatATTTTAGTACTCTTTTTAAGTACTCTTAataatcttatttttattattattttaggttctaattttttaaaagttatattttattattatttataattaatttttttatttaatttatcatttctaATAGGAACAATAatacatattataaaaaattatcaagTAAGAGCAAAACACATAAATTCATCACTGAAATTAGTTCCGAACTCAACTGAAACAACATCACGACAAAATAGTCAAGGTCTTTTATCAAGGAACACAGTTGCATGTCTAATGCTAGTACTAGTTACAGGAAATTAAATACTAACCTAAGGACCCTAGCCCTAACAAGCTTATTGACCCCATGAGCTTATTGGCTACCATGGGGAACCAACCAATGTAAAACAACACTTATAAGGAGACATTCATGTTCGAATTGGTGTTCTTCACGGGGCTCTGCGACGCATCCACTGAGAAGCCCATAGTCTGACAGAGCTTCTAAGCACGTTAAAAGGCCCTCCCGCAAGTGAAACTACAGTCTTTTTCCACACAATGGAATCTTCAAGctaaacaaaaaatcaaaacaatGCACACACAATAAGAGCTTCAACAAAAAGAGCCTATAATAGCAAAAGGACTAATGATGTTAACATCATGAAGCTTGTAATGTAAAGGCTACCACTCCACTAATCTCCAGCGGATTAAATCGGCCTTCTGAGTGTAGCCAAGATATAACCCATCATGCAGAGCTATCACTGCATGAATAAAAAACACACCAACATGTCTTTACTTAAAGAAATAACTAGAATAAAACTAGACGACCATTAATGGGAGTCTAAGTAGGTTTCATTTTAACCGATTTGGACTACCTTGTGTTGCAATTAGGGATTCCATGTCCTTTGCGTATTGGCTAATCTGCAAGTTCTGGTGGGGTGTAAATCCGTAAGGGGTCATAGCTCGCGGAAGTCATAGTCTCATGAAGTCGTCCAAGCTGGTAATAAGCAATGTCAAACACTAACCAAAGCAAAATCATTTAATCATATATATCGCAGTCTCTCAAAGTCGCAGTGTGCTTACCATGATTCGCATGAATTTTTCCCTATCAGCAACCATGTTTTGGTCAGGATATGAGTCGAGATGATATACTGCCTTATCTCCAAAATCAAGGACCATGCAATACCAGTGCATGAATATGTCCTCAATTGGTATAAAATTCTGTTTCAAAACCAATACAACGATCAAGGAACGGTTACATATTCACAAAAATTAGTGTAACAAAGTCAATACTTACGCAGCTCAGAAATCTGCTTGGTTTGATCTAGAACGGGACGTATGTTCCTATGAGCTCCTCGGTCAACATGCAATCGCTTACATCATCCTACAAAACTAAACCGTGATTCAAAATATCTACTCTTAATCTACAACCAACCCACAACCAAATATAGATAAAGCGACAAGCATTCAACTCACAGCAAAACGTGGAGGGATAGTCCAGAAGTACGCATACTTCATGTGCTGGACAGAGCATGTGTTCCTCATCGCCACCATTTCAGCCACCCGACCATCAATTGGACGGCCTAGAATTAGGGTCTGAATATGACGTCTCGACAGTCGGCACTAAACCATCCTCACGACGGTATCGCTGCAACAATATGAAGTATAATTAGAAGGCCAATTGACTAACACACTCCAGCGTATTCCATTAAAACGGAATGAAATTACTTACTCCAAGTTATGCCCCTCTGAGAACAAGTAGTTGAAAAGCATGGTGTCCGCCCGGTTTAAGTCCATGTCATACGTGGGCTTAAACTTAGTCCTGCCAGTCTTCTGCATGCGACATACTTGCTTTAGTAGCTATACTACATAAAAATGCATCAGCAACATCAAACACCATAAATAAACTTACCTTGGAGCCTCCCGCGATAGAGCCACCCCTAGAACATTTCTCAGGGGCTAATCGGGCTACTCGATCAGGAGAGAAATGAAATAGCCTTCGTCCCTTGATGGTGGCCGCAGTTGCTTATCCAGCAGGGTTACCTTCCTCAATATCTGGAGCAATGTTCTTGGGGCTTATAGGAGCACCATCAGTAACTTGGTTATGCACGTTGGGAAGGCTAGCCTCGAGTGGACTTTCCAAGAGGTAATAAAAAACGTGCCCCTTTTGAACTTGGGTGGAAGGTAATGGGAGAGAAGATGGATGAAAATGCATTTTTGGAAGTTAAAGGGATGATATTGGTTTCGTATTTTGACGACAAATATGAATACCTCCATGCAACAGACACCCATGTTTATATAGAATATCTCATACAATATCTTCCAATTAAAAAAGTAAcgcataaattaatattttaaaaaatcaatattttaattaaaaagtgACACATACATAAAATAACACGGGGTTGCTTCCAATAAACAGACAAGTGCGTCATAGTAAATGACTAGAGCCAAACCTTTTTTCTAgagtatcttttttattattaataataaggtAACCTTGTTAATATTATATAACTCTCAAAATCTGACATAACTAAGTCTCGTATGAAGACAACAGACAACAGCTTTTTTTCTAACTTGTTTCTCGAGAGTACAAGGTAGATGAGGCCAAATGCAACCCAATTAAAGTAGATCATTAATGCTTCCAACTAACCAAATCCCTCAGCATTTTTTAAAGGGCATCCAAAAGTACCCCATACTACAAAAAGCCCCGCAAAACAAATAAATCCCCTTCATTCTTAGCACCAAAATTGAACCAATGCTGTTTTCCAAGGACAAAACCTATGAGGTTTTTCGTGGGAGAGTCCCAGGAGTATACTATAATTGGCTAGCTTGTCATCAACAAGTTGACTGCTTTAGCAGGAGCTTATACTGCTCATATAGAGACCCACAACAAGCAATCATGGCTTGGAACAGTTACACAACCCACCAAAATGGAACTTGTATCCCTAACCTCCAAGCTCAGTTTATAGTTCAAGCCGAACATCAACCACTACTACCTCCTTCAACGCGGCTACCTACATATATACTCCAACATCAGCCCCTTGTGCAGCAAGAAGACCAACCCCTTTCAATGCAGCAAGAAATTCAAGGGGATGACATGTTACCAACTAGAGAAAAGACAACAACAACTAGCGTAATGCTTCCGCTACATTCTCTACTTGCAATTGTCATTACCATGTTGGTCTTTTGCATTGCTGCATATTGGACTTAACTTCAACTGTTACTTAAACCTGGAGAGGGTGTCCAAAATCAACCAGTCAATGTCTTCATAAACTCGTGTGTGTAGTGTCTAGTGTTTTATAATTGTTCCATTAAAATGTATAACATGTGTCAGCATCTTCTATTTTAATCAAGTGAGACCATATTCTTTTTTAATCAAGTGAGCATCGTACTCTTTTTTAATCAAGTGAGCATTGTACTAAGATTACTTATACTATATCGGGCATTTAgttttatgtgtggttgcttgaCAACAATATTTTCTTAACCTCGTTTATGTCCCCAACTGCACCCTAAACCGACTAGAAGGACAAAAATCCCTGCCATGCTGCAGATATACATGCTAGGGTTATAATTACATAGCCTAGACCTTTCAGCACCTAAcacatatttttaacaaaaaaataagaaaagagaatCCTGAGTACAGAGATTTACTTTAAACTCATTCAATGTACTGTGTAAAAAAAATAGCACAAACTGACAAACAACACACTCcatgaaaaaatataaaaattaggtCTTCTCAACAATTACAAATAATAACCATCATTGCTTCTATTAAATGCAATCAAACATTAATAGATCACAAAATAGTACAACATATTACTGCACAAAATAGTGCGTTACACTTATCTCTAAACAAGTTCAGTGAATTAAACCAAATACACACAAAAATCAAGTAGAACTAACTGCAACTAAACTAGATCACACATAAAAATCATAGATTAGTACAACTTGGTAAGTTACACCTAAATCAAGGGGAGTTGCCTCCGATGTGGACGTTGGCGAGGTTCTGATAACTCAACTTAAGCTTCTCATATGATTCTTCCAAAAGATGAACCTTTGTTCGAAGGGCATCATTGCTATCGCGGAGGAGCTTCACTTTTGTGTAGTTAAAGTCTCGAATTTTCTTACCGGTTATCTCCAGAACGCGACTAAGCATCTCCACAGCTGCATCTTCTTGAGCTGCTTTCTCCTCTAGACAAAAATGACCCATCGCATCCAACTCCACTTCAAATGGGTCATCGAGAATGATCACCGTGAATCCGAAGTACAGGCCAGAATCTTCCAAATAGCGTTCCTGTTTGAAGAAACAAGGCCCAAGTTTCCCACTCTCGTGGCAAATCTTTACCAGTCATTCCTCCATATCGTTTACAATCGCGAAATTCCACTCGAGTTCCTCTTGGGAAATTACGGGTAGCCCTACATAACCACCAAAACGGAAAGGAAGTAAAACAACTCTAAACCCCACGAAGACTAACATACACACATTTTTCATATAACAGTCTTCTCGTAAACGAAAATTGGAAGTAACCCTACGTCAATAAATTTCAGACAAAACCCTAAATTGACTTACACGACACAATCGGACGTCGTCGGCTACCTCCGGACGACCCACCTCCTTCGCACAGAGATCCCACCATCTCAGCTTTCGCCGAGTTCTCTGCATGGATGCTTGACATTTTGGAATTGAAAGCCAACAACGCTTGGTCATAGCTATTGAATCCGTGAAACTCCGGAAAGGTGCAGGAGACAGCTTTCTCGTTGGGGCCTTTCCAGCTACAGTACACACCAGGTTTCTTTTCCTTTGTGACTGCAAAGAAGTTCATACTCTCATCCATGGTGGATGACAAATGACCAATTTAAAACGTCTTTGTATTGGCCTATTAGGTTAAAGATGAATTAAAAGGAACTAAGATATAAAGGTAAAgtataaaacaaaataataaaaataaacggCTCATTTTTTTGGATATAAGAAGCATGTGTGTGTTGTGTATTATTGTGGAAAATGTGGGTGCTAGACATGGATGTGGGAACAGCTTTTTCTGAAACAGGGATGAAGAAATCGGAttctttgtaaaaaaaattaagctTACTAATTGGACACTCCGATTAGTGTGGAagagaaaatttaaattttgatgaaggtaatcggaccctccgatttgtatttaaaaaattaaaaaaatttggagtacacaaatcggagtgtactccaaatttttttaattttttaaacacaaatcagagggtccgatttgtgtactcaaAAATCGAATGGTCCGATTTTTGCTCCTGATACCACAGTTGCGTAAAGCACCTATATATTCCATATCTGCGTTCTACATCATTTTCCCTCCCacatctaaattaaaaagtgaaAATAAACCCCACAAAATGATACATTAAACCAAGACATAAAGCTCTTGGATTCTTTTCCTGTGGCATTGAATATTTTTTTGGGTTCTACccttatttttttactttatcaaCATGGATATTTGGTCCACTAAAGACGATCCCTATGAAGCTCAATTTCGGTGATCTATTATGAGACAAAAATATGGTTTTATCAAATTTTCcaaaaaattttcatatttcaaatATTACCCTAAAATTGGCTACAAACTCAAATATAGAATACACCCTCTAAAATTGATGTCAAGTAACCATGACCATATGATGTATTTATCTTTCTACTCCAAATCCTACGTAGTTCTTAAGGAAGATGCCACCAACACAAAAAGTCGATGGCGTTTGGTCCACCTGATCTAGACAGACGTGTTGTAGCATTTACCACAATACGTTACCTGCGTGTTGGACTTTATTTCTGACACCTCCACAACTCTGTAAAACACCCTAAATACTAATATTTAAGCAAAACATCATTCTTTTTTTCATATCTAAaataatttttggatttttaagaaataagattaaaaataataataaacctataatattaatatatagaaactattaattaaacaaaacaaaacactAAATTACTCGCATGCCACCTAACAATTTGTCGATAATACTAGTACAACCACACAGGCTCGTGAGAAAGCATATGAACATGGCACCCAAAAAAATTGGGGGTTGTGTCCGTACAGACAGCTTTGTGATGGAAGAGTGGATGACGTGGAGCAATGTGTGCCAAATGATACGAAATTTGAGTTGCTGGAACAGTTCCCAATAAAGATGCTGTGCACGTGGTGTCACTGTTCCCCTGTGCTTCCAAATTAAGCTAAAGTACAAAACCCAACTACGTCAATAAAACTCTCCATGTGTTGTCCGCAAAAATCCAACCATATCCCAAACTCAAAATCCCATTCAACATTTATTTGATTTCTTGCCCCTCTcgtatattatatatttatatgtctattctaatttttaaatttcgtATCAGTACTCTGTAACTAAATCACAAAAGTCTTGTATATAGAGCATGACAACCTGCTGTGAgttcaataaaatagaataatgtTTCGAAAGCAAAGTACCTTGTATTACCGCGTatatcttcttcttgttgttttaAAGAACTGATATCAAAATTTCACATATTCtaattaaaatttagaataaaccACAAAAAATGTCTCAAACAATTTTGGCAATAATTCTTCTAAAAAATCTTTAGTGAAGCCAAATGAGTATTCTTTggtgaaagaaaaaaattaaaaataaaaagaggtCCAAAGATCAATTTATATTCTAAACTTTTGCATGCACTTTTTAATGGTTATTTAAATATTTTCAGAAAATTTGAGTCAAATATAAAAATTGTTTGTCAAATATAAAAACTGTAtcattcatataaaaaaaattattagctaTTTAGTCACATTTaaattttctttgaaatttttgttattttgagATTTTAGGACTATCtttattaatatttctaaaatttaattGTTATATTTTATACGTACATCTAATTATACATTCATGCATCAATCTAATGGTTATTATATGAgagaaattcaattttttttccattCCAAATCTATTAGTTACATACATGAAGAAAAATGGACCAAGCTTCTCCTTacatttatcttttttattagccTTTTACAATTTAGTTTATTTGGTTACTCTAAAATGTTGCTAATGGCAATGACTTAGAGAGCACTTTTTGTTGGAGACCAAATAAATTGGTATTATGCAGGTAATGAGTAATGACCACGAGTAGTAAAGATGATCCACAATTATAATGGTCCTTTTGGAAACGTAACAGgtcaacaaaataataaaaccctGGAActtgtgtttttatattttgttttagttaaCGTTTGTATGATATTTATATCTTGCTCTTttttactttgagtttgtattttaCTTATAAAAAAATATCGAGTTTTATTTCCAGGTACCATGATGCATTGTGTTATCTAATTGTTGATCTCCTAAAAGACGCAGCCAGCACCATATAAAGAGCATTCAATTTCTCTCCTTACAATTTTGCAATAATAACCAATTTAATTGGGTGTGACTCGTCAAAGCAGTTCTCGGGTACTTCTCCAACATTCAATTAATGTTAATAGCTTATTTCTTCCTACCATGGCTAATTGCAGTCTTGCTTTCTAACTTTGACATGAAGATACGTCCTGCCCAGCAAAAAAGNNNNNNNNNNNNNNNNNNNNNNNNNNNNNNNNNNNNNNNNNNNNNNNNNNNNNNNNNNNNNNNNNTATTAACTAACAGCGTACATCATATTTGATAT is a window encoding:
- the LOC110270986 gene encoding uncharacterized protein LOC110270986 encodes the protein MDESMNFFAVTKEKKPGVYCSWKGPNEKAVSCTFPEFHGFNSYDQALLAFNSKMSSIHAENSAKAEMVGSLCEGGGSSGGSRRRPIVSWLPVISQEELEWNFAIVNDMEE